In the genome of Lathyrus oleraceus cultivar Zhongwan6 chromosome 4, CAAS_Psat_ZW6_1.0, whole genome shotgun sequence, the window ATTTAAATTCTCACGCACATGAACAAAGTGTGATGCATAGCcacattcagctataaataacaccctcatgagcttcattcaataaccttttggagatcccaagtgtTGCAGAAGTGAAACcacaccctcaccaaaggaatcactcaaaTTTTTTTCatactttcgagcttgaaattcagtatcattagctgagttttaaagcttgattccttagccaatcacttccaaaacactcaaggatcaaagaggagcaaagatcttggagaatttGTGGCCAtaagttcatcaattcaaagGTATCATCTCAAAGTTTTTGGATCTGAATCTCCTATTTCAATGTAGTTTGgttgtgtttctgtggttttctgaagtcctcacacaTGAGGCAAGATGTTGATGCATTTAATTTACCATTTCATGAGCAATCCatgtggacaccatgattttctccttcacatttctctcatTATAGGAAGAGTGAGAGAAATCCATTagtacagtgatgatctccatcacacgagcttcatttccatggccttatttttaattttcattaagatttattttctgcaaccggtggccggaatttgttgcttcgccagagaagatggtggtttccaccaccaccaccactTGTGTCACTCCCTGGCCATTGGATCTTGTTGCCACGATCTAATCTTGttcattcattttaattacttattttaattcatgatGTGGCGCGTTTGACTTATGTGCACCGTGTTTCCTCAGATCTAAACCATTGCCTTgtgccacatcaattaatgaaatgCATCTGATGGCTCTGGCTCTTTAcgcttatttcatttttctttttattttatgttaattcatttcattttcaaaaatttattaaaaattcatttgaagtcagaaaaatatgagaccaattccaaataatttcttgaaaaatctagtttcatattatgatttttaattatttttgtgacttcatttgatatttttcatggattatttgatttttaatggttttaattcattttaaaatactttctgacttttaaaaaatccaaaaatattttcatagcatctatggattatgataagtcaatgaaaaatagtctcaataatttcttgattgttttgagattatttgagattttaattcatattatattatttttatttgtttttaattggttttaattactttctgatttcaaaattttgtgagaaaattagtcaaagtttgtttgactatgttggacctatgagaatttgattggactttttgaagttgatttgaattagatttgaggttcaaccttatttgtttattttttttatttgtactttattttaattcaaaaaataccaaaaaaatattattgatttcttgacttgttatcttcatttctcttctgtttggtgttgattgaggttgatttgaatcaattttgatcaattgggattggttgttgtcttcttattcccctccctttcatcttcatccctttctttccatcaatgaccaatgagttaaagtcttgaggttggtcttgacaaataagaagtttaaccttctttgatccaaaccaaactcaacttgatccatgatcaagtgagttattttgtgtcaaagataggttacttcttggtcaagcaaataaccaaaagtcaatataaggcccttccccttttgctttggcatggcaagtttatggagcttggcttactagtcatgatctctaacttgtgttctttgcatatattcttattgaccgacctcagataggtgtgactactacattagttcacttacgattgcttaacatagcgctacattgtcttatgacaagctaacataaccttactaactactaactttaatttgagcttttaatttcttgccatttacttttaatgccatttatttattgctcattattcatattgattttcatctttgctcacttgagcacagATTTTATGTTgatgtcatttttcttttgctcatttgagccgATTATTATGTAAATATATTGCCATTTTGTGTTGTCTTGTgttgttttgatgtgaaccaaatgcaaaaggagaaaagacttagaattaggacttacccatgcttaaaggagttcaagagaaactaggtctcatgcctttagaatgcaaagtttgttgaagagcaactaggcctcatgcctttagaatgctaaaactcaaagttgacctcaaagaacttctcctcaaacttattctttgtccattccctttattgtgttgtgagaattttgatgtttgcttttgtgtgatagggatcccatcttaagattgagaaaagaggaccattgtcatgagtagccaagttaagagccaagctaaatggagatcctaggagcttaaattcaaattattgattgctttaggaataacccttctctcttctccccactctaaccaagccaaaaatcattttcaaaactttgactttatttcaaattagaaacctaggccttaagcctttgacttttcaaaactcttttcataaatactcattgtaaataaactttaatccaacgttgacctcattttgtaaataaatttaacttgtaaatataatccatttcaagtttgtttttgtggttccaatggccattttgttaaaaaaaattcaaaaacattagtcataggtttgagttatcatagtggttgatgtaaatctcacctcatccttagtgttggattataagccttccatgcttattatagggttaacccctcactagcatgttgaagccttcctcacatggtggattgttggtttaggttgaattttctccctttgataacaaaagaccttaaggctcttggttaaaatcaattcaccaatctttgaaatttctaccccgaactacgaggttttgatcctcctttgtgatggtacgtaggcaatgggttcatccattcaaacaacaaaaatttgtaaatataatctattcttctctcatccctccaatattttgcacaaatcttttcacaaataccaacctacaacacatatttgcaaaaagggttcccttagagtactatagatgttttggatgcgtaaaaccttcccatttcataaccaaccccttacctagatctctgacatttttattagtttttgatttgaaaaacttcttacttggcttttgctcgctttttagcctttcctttggataaataaaagtgtggtggcgactcgaattgtatgttgacttttggtttagtcaataaacctaaaggtaacaaaaaccCAACTACAAAGGTCATTAAAGGAAAAACGTCTCGTCACGAGGTCCAATTCTCTCTAGGGAGAGGAAGATGCTTTGTATGGGGATGAAATGTGAACCTTTGATGGAGCAAAGATCTTGTTCTAGGGTTCCAATTTCCTTGGAGAAGAAGACTTCACTTAGAAAAAAACATGTAGGCTCTACCAAGGACAGGTGTAGATTGGTCAGGAAGGCCTTCAAAATGATTCTTTCAGGGATAATGAAGATCGCTTGAAAAATCTTGACTGTTTATTTTAAAGCTTGATAGAAAATCCAGGCTTAACACTTTGCTGGGGAACATTGAGTTCCAACATCCAACACTTCACAACTTACTCACCGTTTGGGGATTTAACTATGAATGTTCTTTTTTTGCATTCACAAAtcaaaacaaaattttattttgaaaaaaacaattttttttcaaatattcgTTTCAAGAACttttatcaaaataaaaatgatatttttgtggagcaaaaacaaaataaggattgccaataaatggatAAGTCTCgaattttattgatagaatggtgATCCACAAATGGCGTGCCCCCATGGATATTTACAAAGTTAGAAAAATGGTAATATGGGAAAAGGCTACATTAAAATACAATGAAACTATTCTCTCTAACAAATTTGAATTCCAGATGTATTTGGGATTTTGATAAGAGCCAGTTGAGAGCTTTGATAGGCAGGCGTTTCTTCAAGTGATCCAATCTAAtctgatgcagttacttgccataatcctttgttttgcctagattgccttttcaggttttcaatctacTAGGATAATCATTTTCtatttatgtctctaatttttgcttggaccgccttttcgggttttcagtccaccgagacgctcatttttgcctaagccgcctttttgggttttcgacttagcgagctattctttttaattttctaggcaaagtatttcttgactgcgtcAGTATTCACAGGACGtgggagctcctcaccatccatattTGTAAGAATCAACCCCCCCCCCAGAGAAGGATTTCTTGACAACATACGGgccatcataattaggagtccactttcccctagaaTCAGATATGAAAGATTGAATCTTTTTAAGCACAAGGCCACCTTCTCTGAATATGcgaggtcgaaccttcttgtcgaatgctttcttcattctctgctgatataactgaccacGACATAAATCCGTCATccttttttcttcaatcaaattcagttggtcatacctgctttgacaccattcaacttcggataacttagcttccatcaagacatgCATTGACGGGATCTCTACTTCTATtgggagcactgcttccatgccatagacaagagaAAAGGGGGTagcccctgttgaagtgaggacgGAAGTACGATATCCATGTAGAGCAAAAGGGAGCATCTAATGCCAGTTCTTATAAGTCActaccatcttctgaatgatcttcttgatgttcttgttggcagcttcaacaacaccgttcatcttaaATCTGTAGGAAGAggaattatgatgttcaatcttgaactcttcacacatttccttcatcattttattgttcaagtttgaaccattatcagtgatgattctacttggcacaccataatgacaaataagttgattcttgataaatctaACTACCACCTGCTTGTTCATATTGGCGTATGAGGCCGCTTCAACCCACTGTATGAAATAATCAATAACCACCggaatgaaacgatgtccgttggaagctttgggctcaatcataccaatcatgtcgataccccacatagagaaaggccatggagaagAAAGAACGTTGAGGAGAGTCGGAGGTACATGTatcttgtcagcataaatctgacatttgtgacacttcttcacatacttgcaacagttagcttccattgtcatccaatagtaacccgctcttaacatttttttagccattgcatgtctgttagaatgagtaccaaaggaaccttcatgaacttcttgcatcaATAGGCctgcttcgtatctatccacgcatctgagcagaaccgtgtcaaagtttctcttgtatatCACGTCTTCATTTAGAAAGAAGTTATTAGCCAGTCTtctcaaggtcttcttatctttgtttaATGCCCCAGGTGGGTATTCTTGACTCTGGAGATaacacttgatgtcgtggtaccatGGCTTGTCATCAGAGACTTCTTCCATTGCAAATACATGAGAAGATCTATCAAGACGCATAACATCGATCTTAGGCACGTCACTCCAACGATTCACAATGATCATGGATGCCAAAGTTGCCaaggcatctgccatctgattttCCTCACGAGGGATGTGATGAAATTCAATATTTTTGAAGAAAGTAGATAACCTCCTTGCATAGTCTTTGGATGGGATTAGGCCAGGTTGacgagtttcccattctcctttaatttgaTTGACAACTAGAGCTGAGTCTCCACAAACATTGAGAGTTTttattctaagatcaatggcttcttctagACCCATGATGTAGGCTTCATATTCCGTCATGTTGTTCGTGTACTTGAATGTTAATCTTGCAGTAAAAGGGATATGTGAGCCATGAGGAGTGATGATtattgccccaataccattaccataagcattaactGCTTTATCAAATATTAAACCCCATTGAGAACCTGGCTTTGGCCCTTCATTTGGAAGTGGTTCATTGCAATCTTTGGCTTGTAAGTACATCacatcttcatctggaaaatcaaaaTTTATAGACTCATAATCGTCGATTGGCTGATGAGCTAAATGATATCCAAGAAACTTCCTTTAAAAGCTTTCAGGGTGTGATGCTCAATGTCATATTCGgacaagagcatctgccaacgagcaattctTCTAGTCAATGTAGgtttttcaaagatatacttaatcggatccatcttggatatcaaccaagttgtgtgattcatcatatattgacggagacgcttggcagcccaagccagagcacaacaagttttctctagcatGGAATATCAAGACTCGCagtcagtgaatttcttgctTAAATAATATATGACATTCTTTTTTCTTCCTATTTCATCCTGTTGACCCAAGACACAGCCCATAGATTCTTCTagtacagtcaaatacataatcagtgGTCTTCCGTCAACTGGCAGGGACAAGATAGGAGGTTCTAGCAAATACTCGTTGATACTGTCGAATGCTTTTTAACAATCATCCGTCCAAACACAACCCTGATCCTTTCGGAGGAGCTTAAAAATGGGAGCTTGAAATGTAGTTTAAACGTCCAAGGAATCCCCTCACCCGCTTTTCTGTTTGAGGTGCTGGCATTTCCTGAATGGCTTTAACCTTgtcgggatcaacttcaatacccttttgactgacaatgaagcctaaaagctttcCTGAACGaaccccaaaggtgcatttgtttgggttcaagcggagtttgtatttTCTCAAACGTTGAAACAGTTTCAAAAcatactcaacatgatcttcctcagtctttgattttgctatcatatcatctacatagacttcaatatctttatgcatcatgtcatgaaaaagagtagtcatagctcgttgatagGTGGCACCAGCATTCTTCAAGCCGAAAGGAATTACTTTGTAGCAaaatgtgccccaaggtgtaataaaagttattttttccatatcttcgggcgccattttgatttgattgtaaccggaaaatccatccatgaaagagaagaCCTTGAACTTGGCGGTGCTGTCGACCAACACGTCAATTTGTGGTAGAGGAAAGTCATCCTTAGGATTGGCTTTGTTTAGATCTCTATAGTAAACGCACATGCGAACCTTTCTGTCCTTCTTGGGAgctggcacaatattggccaaccacTATGGATATTCTGATGTGACAAGGAAACCtacatcaatctgcttttgcacttcctctttggTTTTGATCGCCATGTCCGActgagttcttcttaacttttgcCTGATCGGTGGACACTCTGGCCTCAACGGTAGACGATGCTCCACAATATCGGTGTTCAACCAtggcatgtcttggtatgaccaagcaaacacatcagtATATTCTCGGAGAAGCTTTATCATCCTCTCTTTGACCTCTGGCGCGAGCAGTGCTCCAACTTTGACTTCTTTTCTATCctcctcagaccccaagttgattaCTTCCATTGGCTCTTTGAATGGATGAATGGTCTTTTCTTCATTTTCGAGCAGTCTAGAGATTTCATCTGGAATgttttcctcttcttcttcttcttcttcttcttcttcttcttcttcttcgtacacagggaattcaaagttgcACGAGGGCATAGGGTCATTGGTTTTAATGGATATGTCATGAATTAATCTGCACATGTGGTTTTATGCTTGTTTTAGAAACAAATAAAAGTGTGAAGTTATGTGCAGCTATCTAGAAgtgtttatttgtttttttagattaccattttccagaaaaacaacataacaataaaaataacaatatggaaacaaaataacattttcattgaTTTAATTCTTGAAACGCAATCCCAAACATTATCATTTTTGCCTTAGGCATAACGAAAGGatttttttgaaaagaaaacaGACAACA includes:
- the LOC127135056 gene encoding uncharacterized protein LOC127135056 yields the protein MEVINLGSEEDRKEVKVGALLAPEVKERMIKLLREYTDVFAWSYQDMPWLNTDIVEHRLPLRPECPPIRQKLRRTQSDMAIKTKEEVQKQIDVDEDVMYLQAKDCNEPLPNEGPKPGSQWGLIFDKAVNAYGNGIGAIIITPHGSHIPFTARLTFKYTNNMTEYEAYIMGLEEAIDLRIKTLNVCGDSALVVNQIKGEWETRQPGLIPSKDYARRLSTFFKNIEFHHIPREENQMADALATLASMIIVNRWSDVPKIDVMRLDRSSHVFAMEEVSDDKPWYHDIKCYLQSQEYPPGALNKDKKTLRRLANNFFLNEDVIYKRNFDTI